From a single Gaiellales bacterium genomic region:
- a CDS encoding ornithine cyclodeaminase family protein, whose protein sequence is MAGIELTYLSGADVERLELAGDAILDPVADVLAAQGRGEVVLEPRVHLFPGAGADGHFNVLRGSLPRDGVAGVKVVGDFVDNGRLGLPSELALLLLMDPATGVPIAIVDATAITAMRTGAVTAIGGRHLARPDSRVLGHVGSRGTAEWNVRLLCHVLPAIEEVRIHSRTAESRAALAERLDAELHADVRAVDGWEECVRGADIVVEASRLEAPEPLLRTAWIGPGTLVVPYGTVSAVELDLTDAMQKIVVDDWGQAHAGPLGALRAHVDSGRLTAERVHAELGQIVCGDRPGRERADERILLWHRGLSTTDIALGQAMLERARDMGVGTRLPYR, encoded by the coding sequence GTGGCAGGAATCGAGCTGACCTACCTGAGCGGCGCCGACGTCGAGCGGCTCGAGCTGGCCGGCGACGCGATCCTCGATCCGGTGGCCGACGTGCTGGCCGCCCAGGGCCGCGGCGAGGTCGTGCTCGAGCCGCGCGTCCACCTCTTCCCCGGCGCAGGCGCCGACGGACACTTCAACGTCCTGCGCGGGTCGCTCCCGCGCGACGGCGTGGCCGGGGTGAAGGTGGTGGGCGACTTCGTCGACAACGGCCGGCTCGGCCTCCCCTCCGAGCTGGCGCTGCTGCTGCTGATGGACCCGGCGACGGGCGTCCCCATCGCGATCGTCGACGCGACCGCGATCACCGCGATGCGCACGGGCGCCGTGACCGCCATCGGCGGCCGCCACCTGGCCCGGCCGGACAGCCGCGTCCTCGGCCACGTCGGCAGCAGGGGCACGGCGGAGTGGAACGTGCGCCTGCTGTGCCACGTCCTGCCCGCCATCGAGGAGGTGCGCATCCACTCGCGTACCGCCGAGAGCCGGGCGGCGCTGGCCGAGCGGCTGGACGCCGAGCTGCACGCCGATGTGCGGGCGGTCGACGGCTGGGAGGAGTGCGTCCGCGGCGCCGACATCGTCGTCGAGGCGTCACGGCTCGAGGCGCCCGAGCCGCTCCTGCGCACCGCCTGGATCGGCCCGGGAACGCTGGTCGTGCCCTACGGCACCGTCAGCGCCGTCGAGCTCGACCTGACCGACGCGATGCAAAAGATCGTCGTCGACGACTGGGGCCAGGCCCATGCCGGCCCGCTCGGGGCGCTGCGCGCGCACGTCGACTCGGGCCGGCTGACGGCGGAGCGGGTGCATGCCGAGCTCGGCCAGATCGTGTGCGGCGACCGGCCCGGCCGGGAGCGCGCCGACGAGCGCATCCTGCTCTGGCACCGCGGCCTCTCGACGACCGACATCGCGCTGGGCCAAGCGATGCTCGAGCGCGCGCGGGACATGGGCGTCGG